The Fibrobacter sp. UWP2 genome includes a window with the following:
- a CDS encoding V-type ATP synthase subunit K (produces ATP from ADP in the presence of a proton gradient across the membrane; the K subunit is a nonenzymatic component which binds the dimeric form by interacting with the G and E subunits), translating to MDQAQLLTLAKLGAVAALGLAAVGSALGCGTAGMAAIGAWKKAYLKGKNALFTLLIFVGAPIAQTIYGMLLMMYILNKSQAAPANWAAYLGVGIFGGIGMMASAWYVGKSAADACNALGETGKGLVNYLMVLGVGETVALFVMVFSMMLVS from the coding sequence ATGGATCAAGCTCAACTTTTAACGCTCGCGAAACTCGGCGCGGTGGCGGCCCTGGGCCTTGCCGCGGTGGGTTCTGCGCTGGGCTGCGGGACTGCCGGCATGGCGGCCATCGGTGCCTGGAAGAAGGCGTATCTCAAGGGTAAGAACGCGCTGTTTACGCTGCTCATCTTTGTGGGCGCGCCGATTGCGCAGACAATCTACGGCATGCTCCTGATGATGTACATCCTGAACAAGTCCCAGGCGGCTCCGGCCAACTGGGCGGCGTATCTCGGTGTGGGCATCTTCGGTGGCATCGGCATGATGGCATCTGCCTGGTACGTGGGCAAGTCCGCTGCGGACGCCTGCAACGCCCTCGGCGAAACCGGCAAGGGCCTCGTGAACTACCTGATGGTCCTCGGCGTCGGCGAAACCGTCGCACTGTTCGTCATGGTGTTCTCGATGATGCTCGTGTCGTAG
- a CDS encoding DUF3791 domain-containing protein: MVQESFEFVVYMIHACANKWNRLPSFVYRKLAESGCIQKFLVPNYEILHTQSTDFVVSDIEEYLNVRKVAI; the protein is encoded by the coding sequence ATGGTTCAGGAATCTTTTGAATTTGTCGTGTATATGATTCACGCTTGCGCAAACAAGTGGAATCGTTTGCCGTCTTTTGTGTATCGAAAGCTGGCTGAATCAGGCTGTATTCAGAAATTCCTTGTTCCCAATTACGAAATTTTGCATACGCAGAGCACTGATTTCGTCGTCAGCGATATTGAAGAATATCTGAACGTCCGTAAGGTGGCCATATGA